The genomic region GTCAGGCGGGCCGCGATGGCGTCGGCGGCCTGCCATGCCATGGGGGTGCCGGAGGCGCACGACATCCGCAGCGGCTTGTCGCCCGGGCCCATGGCCAGGGCCGCGTCACCGATGGCGTACACGTCCGGGTGCGAGACCGAGCGCATGGTCCCGTCGACGAGGATCCGGCCGGTGTCGGTGACGTCCAGGGTGGTGGCCTTGGCGATCGGGTGGACGGCGAAGCCGGTGGTCCAGAGGGTGACCGTGGCGGGGATCGTCCCGCCGTCGGCGGTGGTGACGCGGTCGGCCTCGACGGCGGCGACGGAGGCGTGCTCGTGGACGGTGATGCCGAGCCTGTCGAAGACCTTCCGCAGGTGCCGGCGGCCCTTGGGGGAGAGCCAGTCGCCGAGCTCGCCGCGGGCGGCGAGGGCGACGTCGAGGTCCGGGCGGGCCTCGGCGATCTCGGACGCGGCCTCCAGGCCGGTGAGTCCGCCGCCGACCACGACCACCGACTCTCCGGCGTCCAGGCGGGCCAGACGCTCGCGCAACCGCAGTGCGCCGGGTCGGCCGGCGATCTGGTGGGCGTGCTCGGCGGCGCCCGGGACGCCCTGGTCGCTCCAGCCGCTGCCGAGGGCGTACACGAGGGTGTCGTACTCCAGCTCCTCGGCCTCCGGTTCCCCGGGGGCGTTGGCGTCGACGACGGCGACGGTCCTGCGGTCGACGTCGACGCCGGTGACCTTCGCGAGCTTCAGTTCGACGCCGGTGCCCGCGAACATCTCACTGAGGGGCCGGCGCGTGAGGTCCTGGCCGGTCGCGAGCTGGTGCATCCGGACACGCTCGACGAAGTCGGGCTCGGTGTTGACGAGGGTGATGGCGACCTCTGCGCGGTGCAGCCGCCTGGCGAGGCGGCCGGCGGCGATGGCTCCGGTGTAGCCGGCTCCGAGGACGACGATGCGGTGCTGCATTTCCGGGCTCCTGTCTTGAGCGGGACTCGCCCCCTGAACCGGGCAGCCCGCCGTTTCCTGACAGGAACGCGGTGTGAAGCACGTCACATCTTCGTCGGCAGGGTCAGAAGACCCTGAGCAGCGGATCGCCGTGGTCGGTGGCCGCCCACCGCCTGGTCGCCCGTTCGAGCTTGTCGGGGTTGACCTGGTTGCGGAACGCGGCGATGCCCTCGGTGGTGACCTCCAGACACATGACGCCGATGACCCGGCCGTCGAGCACCACGACGACGGCGGGGTCGCCGTTGGCGGTCGTGGCGTAGACGTCGGGTGAGCCGCCGACCAGGTCGCGTTTGGCCTTGCCGGGTTTGAACAGACCCCGCATGAACTTCGCGACCGCGAGGGCACCCTCGAACGCCTTGGCGCGGGCCGGGACCTTCCCGCCGCCGTCGCCGACCGAGATGGCGTCCTGGGTGAGCAGCCGCACGAGCGGTTCGGTCCGGCCGCTGGTGGCGGCCGCGAGGAACTCGTCGACGATCCGCCGGGCGGCGGCCTCGTCGACCTGGGTGCGGGCCTTGCCGTCC from Streptomyces chartreusis NRRL 3882 harbors:
- a CDS encoding NAD(P)/FAD-dependent oxidoreductase; translated protein: MQHRIVVLGAGYTGAIAAGRLARRLHRAEVAITLVNTEPDFVERVRMHQLATGQDLTRRPLSEMFAGTGVELKLAKVTGVDVDRRTVAVVDANAPGEPEAEELEYDTLVYALGSGWSDQGVPGAAEHAHQIAGRPGALRLRERLARLDAGESVVVVGGGLTGLEAASEIAEARPDLDVALAARGELGDWLSPKGRRHLRKVFDRLGITVHEHASVAAVEADRVTTADGGTIPATVTLWTTGFAVHPIAKATTLDVTDTGRILVDGTMRSVSHPDVYAIGDAALAMGPGDKPLRMSCASGTPMAWQAADAIAARLTGGKLPNAPLRYFNQCISLGREEGLIQYVTADDRAVRAALTGRLAAVYKELVCKGAVWGVAHPTLGLPTRRRHVVRQPARAVSPVSTAA